GGCTTGTCTGGAAGTGATCAGTAGGGAAGACTATGGGATGGCTGGCCAGTTGACCATCTGGCAACAGCgttacatttgtttgttttttcatcgAAAGAGACCATCGTACCTTAATAAAGAAATATGTGTATTCTCTGGTAGCACACTGATATGACCAACACGCATTAAAAACTTTGAAATTGTCAATAGAGGAAGTAGACTTCAGAAGAATTAGCGTTAGATCAGCCATGACCGTTTTAAGAGGCGAGTCAGACAGCAGGCGAGTCGGCATCATCTTCGCGTCTGGATACAATTAGCTAATACATTTGCCAGACTGTAGAAAACGGTTTTCGCAACTAGCCTACCATCTCACTCAACCTGTGGCTAGACTTACCTCAAACATCAGTCCGAGAAGGAAAACCATAGCAACACAAGAAACAATATCTGCATGGTTCTGGATGATAAACTCATGGCTCAGCACCGGCGGGTTCTTATTGGTCTTTTTCCGTATCCCCATCTTGATAGATTACAACTTTACTTTTACTGGTGCAACTAAAATACAACCAGATGTCCACGTATTCGGTATTGTTACAGTTCCGTCAGAAAATACTTAAGGCTCCTTCCTGCGTCTATCAGCCACGGgccagggaggcagacagaaatTGAATGGCGTGTCACTCTTCTTCTTGGGGGAGGTTCTAGCCGACGCGCTTCACAGAGAGAACAGTTTTaagcacaaaacaaaacattgccTGTTCGATTTATCGCCCCCTTCATGTCTGGAGTACGTTATGTACTTCCTGTATAGGACAGGCGTCACGCTTAGGGTCATGGAGATCCTAGAGTTTTTTTTATGGAAGCAAATAAgtgacatgttttgaatttaTAACCTTGCAACACCTGGTTTTTAAAATTACAACGTCACTTTTAGCTCTCCAAAAAATACGTTAGCATATTTTTTTAAGACTACATTTACATAGTCAATGGTTCCTATTGTTTTGCCTTGCAATGCCATTGGATAAATGTGGTCTTTCAAAAAAGAAATGAGTAATTAGAGagctaaaagtgtgtgtgtgtgtgttgtaattaTACAAccaggggtcttacagggttaaaggcattgaatacttaatattgaaaacaCCatcgaatttgttggttttaaATTCTACTCTTAAAAATTGAAACATGAATGTAttcaatgtttaaaaaaattcaCATCCAAAGATTCAAGGTTtggaaattcaggttgctcaaattcgaatggtaaaattcagatcccccccaaaaaaattactGTTCACTTTTGTAAGTGTGTACAAACTTTTTTTAGCATTGAAAACTATaataaattcatatttcaatttttAAGAGGTGAATTCCAAAACCCCTTCATGATGACATCCAAATGTTGATTATTCGGACTATAAGACCTTCCTAAGGTCTTTTTCACTTCTTGGCaactaaaacgttttttttttatctcggTTTGTTTACCGCTTACCTTTGAACCGATTCATTTTATTCATGGGATTTGACCTTCTTTGTGACTtgatttttttatataaaacgGGGTATTCTGAAACTTTTGACAGGTAATGTATTGATTAGGATTTCCCTGCCAGAAAACCACCTCATACGCACAACCAAATAGCCTGGAATGATGGCCTCAGTCATTGGAACAATTTAAGGACATAGCATCTGATGTTTTTTGAAGAAGTCATGCAGGTCATGCCTGGTCTATGGGCACAACAACCTTATGACTGAAATAATACCTCAACCACAGTAGAAGGATGTAGCAAACAATGTGACCAAAGGCATGATAAGAAATGCTCACATTTCCAATCCATACCACAACTTCTCCTCTCCAACACTCATGACAAGCTGTGCTTTTTCTACCTTGTGATAGACAGGCAGaatctctctcgctttctgtctctgtctttctatgtctctttctctgtctttcagttttttttgcgTGGTACTCAGTATTGAATAGGCTTCACATTGAAACCACTATGTCATACGGAAATTCCTATACCACACAGTTTGTACGCAAGATCAGCACAGGAAGTAACGattacacacacatgacagCTAACACTTCCCACATCTAGTAATCTATAAAGGAACTTGACAAATGTTAGGAATTTGTGTCCTGTACTTCCTGTGTGCGTGAGGTCATATCCCAAAAGAGGTAACAATGTGAATGTACAGTATTCGTGTTCACAGGAACATTCTACAGATAATTTAATCTGAGtcagcacatacacacctgtAATCTTTGGAAGTGTTATGTCATATGTTCCAGGTTGTTGGGTGTGTTTTTGAAAAGTAGGCTGTGGCTTTGTCACATGGATTAGAAGAAatgacagcacagagagaagAACAGTCCTTGGCCACTCGAACACTCTCCTCTTTCACAGCCACGTAAGTATCAAGCCTTAAATTCCTGATttttgtacatttattttcttttacaCAATTCAACAATGCTTAAATTAGTTGCGAAACtataaaatacagataaatataGTAGGGTCCTAAAGTCTGAGACCACGGTGAATACTTAATGGAGGAATTGAAGTCTGAAAAAGTTGACAGTTGTTGATGTTATTGATAACATAGGTTATCAGGTTTTGCACAAACTTGTGTCATTGGAGTCCACGCTGTCATTGAAGCAAAAGGGGAACATACCAAAAGATATTCAAGAATGTGTgtacattttgtaaaaattaaACTTTCCCTTAAAATTGTTAAGCTGAGGTTTTGTGATAGAGATGAAAGTATTACATCAAAAAAGCACAATAATTGCTAATACAAATACAATATGATCCTACTGTTTATGGATGAAGTAAAACATGCATGGGGCTACATTAGTATTTAGTTAAAAATAGTATTTTTCTGGTCCAACAGATGTATTAAACAGGTAGATTTTGAGGGCTAGAAGTGACTGTATTTATGTTCAGGAAAATAGAACGATCATGTGCTGTTGCATTAGAAGCTTATGTAACTGTTCAGGGAATTAGGTTTTTATTGTCCTTGATAGACAGCTGATTCATCATATGTCAGACTGTGTATTGAAGGTGTGCTAACCTATCTGTTACAATTCAAGAGTTCATGACAAGCAAggtgtacagatatgtatcgcTGCTGTAAAACACTGTCACACTGCAGTGTCAATTCTCTCTAATGTCATATTGATGTGAAACAATTCACAGAATCTGCGGTTGCCTAACTGCACTTCACTGAGTGTTGTTTTGTTACAGGAAATGAACCAGCCTTCGCAAataactattggatctgcctggACAACATGGTATTTCCCAGAACAGAGATTTAAATGAGGACTTCAGCTGCTAAAAGAACCTCAGCCAACGCGTTCCATCAAAACCTCATTCCCTCATAGCTGCTGAGATGATCTCTTCAGAGTCTCAATACACTAAACTGCGATGGATATGCACCGTTATTGGACTAGTGCTTTACTTGGTGGATGTTGGGACCGACATTGTATTAGGAATTACTTATTTTATAGCCAGAGACTTTGTCTGGTCTGGACTCACTCTTCTTTTTATGCTGCTTGGAGCAGTAAGCACACAGATATTCAGCTACGCGTGGTACAGGGACGATATGAGGAACGTCCTGATCAACCCTGATGGGAACAGTAGGATATCTGGAATGTCCAAATGTGGACTAACTCTGCTCCACTTATCAGGCATGGGTGTCTTCACCAGGTAAGTTCTTGAGAAAGAAATGTACTTTACCTGTTATCTTAAAGGACATAGAGTTCCAAAGAAGATGGGTTGATGCAAACCCGGATGttaattttaaaaggcattgaaagCATGTTGGATATGGTGGTGGAAACGTATTCTGCATTCCACAGACAGGATTTACAACAAATTTTACCTTTGAGTATGTAATTATATGGTGTGCGTTGACGTAAGAGTCTCTGGTTGACTTACGTGTCactattatttttttttgcttgatCATTTGTGTTTATCTATCAgatctgtctgcccgtctgtttgcctgcctgcctgcctgcctgcctgtctgtctgtttgtctgtctgtcttctgctTGCTTGCCTATACCTGCCTGCTGCttcagtgtgtgtaagtgtacacAGCATGTACTGTATCATGTCTGTCTATCCTTTAGGTATTATCACCTGCTGAAGAAGGGTTACCGTGCTGTTTGGTCGAAACCATCTGACAACATTATCGATGAGAAGGACCAGAGACTACGACTGTTTGGTCTTGCCACCGATCTGAGCATGCTCAAACTGTTTGAGACTTTCTTGGAGAGTGTTCCTCAGTTGCTTCTTCAGCTCTACATCATTCTGGGACACGACTACAGGTCCATCACacagtgtgagtgtctgtgtatgtgtcggtgtgtgtctgtgtctgtgatttTACGTGTTTTGGTGCATGTATGGcaatctgcctgtctgtctgtccgtccgtccgatTATCAGGTGGTAGTCATGGTCCTGACTGACACATCTCCTTCCCCAGATGTGTCCCTGGTGGGCTCGTTTGTCAACATCACCTGGTCCATTGTGGACTACCGGCGCTGTCTCCGCAGATCCCTGACCCACGTCAACGAGATGCCCTCCGGCCTGCCCTTGGCTGTCTACATGCTCTACAAGCTCCTGACTATCACCTCACACATCCTGAGCTACACCCTCCTCCTGGTGCTGAACATCTACAGCACCATAGCCATGCTCATCATCTGGACCCTGGGGACAATGTGGGCCTTttggctccagactaacttctGTACATCCAAAGGTTTGGAGTATCTCTACAGGGCTATCGTAGGAGTCATCCTCACCTTCACCTTCTTCAACGTTAAAGGCCAACACACTAGATCAGCCATGTGTGTGTACTACGTGCTTCACGTTCTGGTCAACCTGTCTGCTCCGgtgctgctgatgctgctgcAGCCTGAGGTCAAGGACACGGAGTACTTCTGTCCCGTCACGCTGTTGATCGAGGTAACTACCGTTCTGGGGCTGTTGTGTTTGGTGGTCTACTACACCCTCCTGCACCCCAGAGAGAACCCGCGGCAGTCTGACGAGGTGGATGGGCAATACATGGAGCCGCGCTCCGTGGAGAGGATGACTCGTTTCTTGCAGCCTTGAGTTTCGTCTCACTGTGAGTCTTTACGTAGAAGGATTAACTGACTGCTTCAGCGGTCTGTCAACTGCTGCTAAACTCCCCTGATGTTCCAGTTGGTGAACAGGACTTAGTGTGAATCTGTTTCTCTATGTTTCTTCTCAAAGTATTATGTTTCCTCACGTGGATTTAGTTTGGGTTAACCCAACACCCGTTCTAATCAGCTGACCAAGTGACATTTTAGCTTATTGGTTTTTCTCACGTCTGCACCACGTGACTATTCCCATGACTGTTCTCATGATTATTCTAACGCTCTGCTGGTCAAAGTCCCCGTTTGTTTCGCATCCTACTTTCCCAGGCTGCTACAAGGTTTACTGTCTGCAACACATACTACCGCCACCAGGTGGCACTGTTGTCTTTGAGTATAATTTATTCTGTTGCATCCTCGCAAACTCCCTTTGTAAGTACTAACAAAGACTAATTATTAAtagtaataaataaaataatatattttagtatttgcattcatttattttccttattgcttcattattttatttatttgcacTCATGTCTTCTTTACTGTGTATACACTCCCTGTTGTGTGGTCACATCATGTGTCTACGGAGATTTAATGTGTGCCACTGCCCGCTACAAAATGAGCAATAATGGGTGGATGAAGGcaagggaggagaagggcttggtgaatatataatatacccTCTAATATTAGACTACACCATTTCTAACAACTAAGTAACTACAATTATTTAATGTAATATTACAATTACTTAAtgtaatatttgaaaaataagtCAATCAAGTTTACTATTTACTATCTAGTGTCTCAATACTCAATACGATAACAGATAATACCTTCACCCTGTGAACCCTTAACCCTCATCACGAAAAGGAAAAACATGAGTCATTTGAAAGCTAATCAGAAAAAACAAACCTGCCCTAGTTTTGTTTTGACTACCATAAGACAAATATTGGGTGAGCCAAGTAAGACAGCTGAACCCGGTTTTTCCTGCTAAGACTCGAGCTTCGAAGGCTGAAGTTTGGGCGAgggttggggctgaggctgaggcttgAGAGGCTGAGGCCGGAACTGAGGTAAAAGAGGCTGACTGCGTGCTGCCTGGCTCCAGAATGAGCTCACCTTTGAGGAATGCTGACAAACCACAGGGTCTTTAAACGGAAGTTGACATTCTCAAATTAGCATaggctttttttggggggggccaaatgtgtttatttaaaaTGTGAGCTTTTTGTTTCATCAAACAGCTGTCCTCTGTCAAAGTCACTGTAAAATTAGACGTTTAAATGACGAAAGGTGCTGGAGAAAAGATGAACTCCTGCCAGGTTGCTATGAGACACACACTAGTTCCAGAGTAGACCCCTAAAAACCTCCAACAGACGACAGGCCTAaacttccttcctcccctcactTCATGAAAATCTTCCACTTGCTTTCAGGTTAATAATAGGTAAAGCCGCAAGTTGTGTAAATCCAGGCCAAACATGGCAAGATAGCGACTTGGATCGGAGCATGGCCGTAACAGCTCCACACCTGCGAGGAGTATCCTGTCTGTAGCTCTTCattagagagagaaaataaaagacTCCTTCCCCTCCAGATGATGGATGCTCCCCTTtcagcatgtactgtatgtttctGTGATATCAGGAGGCTAATGCGTTATAAAACTGCCAGGAGAACTTTTATTGGGAGGAGAAGAGGCGTGTGTCCGGGACAGGGGCTCCCTGCTCTTTCTCAAGTCCGTTCCTGTGAAGGTCTTGAAATGCGCCAAGCAACGCTCCCGCTAAGGCCAGCACCAGTCGTCACAACCCATCCACAGGGAAGTGTTGagtaaagcatagcctcacttGCTCCCTCGGAAAACAAGCAGGGAACTCTGGTGTCGACAGCAACTCAGTCATTTCCACTCCTCGCTGTGAGAGCTAAATACCCCGTAATCTCCGACTGAGATCTTACTCTCTGGTGTACTTCTAGAGCTGCTGGACGGAGTGAAAATCtgagatttttttgtttgtttgaaatcTCTGATGATTCACCCCGACAGGTTGACAGGAATGCCAAATGGTTTTATTTCTGCGCCATGTGGCTTCATTGAGCTCGGGAACCTAGAGAGTTACAGCTTTGACCCCAGTCAGGCAGGTTCTTTATCTTCTTCTCAAACTAAGGACTGATGTGATAAGCAATCTCTTTCTACTCTACAGGGGACTTGTTCTAAGGTCGTTGAAAATCAACAACAGATCCTGACAGGTTAAGATTGATGGCCTGACAACATCTTCCACAAATAATGATCCACTCATAAGCAACTCCCCTTCACTGTCTTTAATTGATTAGCTGGACTGTGATTGGCATCCAGGGTTTAACTGAACTATCCCTAACAACCACCAGTCTCTGGCTACTTCctaaccatctctctctcattgcttTGCACCAAATCTTATCTCTTTGTTTTCCATCACCATTTCCTGTAAAATCCGGTCAAGAGCAGGGCATTCCTGGCACACGGCATACCCACAATTTGTACAGACACAATAAACCCGGCGAGGTGGGCTGTTCTTAATTAGGGTTTCAAAGTCCATATAAACCATGATTAATGAAGCCCTGAGATGCAGTATGTCTTTAATTATTTTGACTTGACTGCGGGAGCGCGGGCCTCGGACGCATTAGCGGCATGGGCGATCTGAACACGTCCGCCGGGCTAGGTTCTGACGTGGGGGCTTTGCCTCACTTCCAGAGAATTCCGCAGATttggaagatgtgtgtgtgtgtttgtgtgtgtgtgtgtgtgtgtgtgggagttgaggaaaggggttggggggggctgGCACACTCCCCGGTCCAATGGCACCAAAGTTTCTTTAATCACAGCACACACGCCAACAAATTAATTTGGGCAGTGACAGATTGGAGAGCGAACAGAGGCTAATTCGATAcagttggtttgtgtgtgtgatcaaaGACTGTCACTACATTACCCAAGAAGGTTTTGTAAATAAAGTACTTATGCAATGACGAAGGAATAGTATTGCTTGCCTTTTTCTTTACATAATGGCATTACATAGGTCTTGCTACAGTAATTAGTCACACAGCACAAGAATAGTAATGCTTTTCGCTGTATGGGACTGCTCGCACCTAGATATGTTCAAAAGAAATATAAAGATGGACATGACCAGACCCTGACAAGTGTGTACCTGGCTGTCCACTGTCATAAGTGTGGTCCCACCTAGGATTCTCCATCAAGGGCACGTCACTAAGCCCCACTAACGTGGAGGTAGGCCAGATCGTGGACTCTCCATCACATTAATTGTCCTGTTGGAGGTTTATTaaggtgctcacacacacacacacacacacacacacaatattctgTAATTCAGAGGACATGGGATAAGAGACCTGAAATCACTGTAGTGCTGGTGGAGATAGATTATGATCTCATCCAGCCAGGAATTTCAGCGTGGTTAGACCCACATAGACCTATATCCCAGACAAGCACCTCACCGTTCATTTACCAAATTGATTCAGAAGTACAGAGCCAAGTACATGTCTAACGAATACTAAACAGATTACTTTTTTATGACCAAGCTTTATTATTACAAACTAATTACCAATGCCCAATTTTCAGCTTGATAAAGTGTATTAAAGCAATTCATTAATGATTCCATGACTTAATGTGCAGACTGGATGCCAACCCAAACTCACAATGTGTTATTTCAGGTTGATTTGAATAACAGGTCTTAAACAAGGTAATTGAATGATTGTGACCTTGTGCATAGAAACAGCAGGACTCGACCGCTGGTCTTTCTAAGACTATACCTAATTTTTGTAGCCAAAGGGGATTCAATCACTCTGAGACTGTCCACTGAGGCCCTAGAGCCTTGTGTTATTTCACAGTGGCCGCTGACAGTACGGATGTAGAGCTTGGAACCCCAGTGGAATTGGACTTCAAAGCTCACGGAACGGTAACCAAATAAAGAACACGGGCCACTCTGCATCCAGTCTAAGTTCTCCAGGACACATAGAAGAGAACAGTTCCGGGAGAAGAGAAGCTCATTTGTATAATCCTAATTAGGGCCAGGTGGTTTTGTGTTTCACAGTCATGGTCAATCAGAGAGGCCTCACCAGGCCGACCCTGCTTGGTCTCATCCCTTCCTGGACCTGTCTCACCCACAACTGTCTCACTGTCCAATTCTATCACAGATAAAAAACAGAAGCTATGTTTGTGTTGGGCATACTCCCATTGCACACAGAATGATGGATTGTGGAGTGGTTCTGTTTATTTATGCTGGTTCAGGCTGAGGGATATATGCAGAGGGGTTTCATGCATACCCATGTATAGTCCATACAATCAGCCGGAAAATAAAATTGCATATTATGAATGAGCAATGGGCTGacaacatacacattcacaatgTCCTGGGCTGATACATAAActtgcttgcacacacacacacacacgcacaaaagcagacacacacacacacaccagaaaggGGAAGCCTGTCTTGATTAACCTGGTGAGGGAAGCCAAACATGTTTTTCCTTTTACATCATAGTTTATTCCCAGAATAGCCAACCTATGGAAGCCATCCATCCAAGTGTGTCTGTCGTTTCAAATGTACACCACATCGTCACTTCATGAGCAACAACCTGGAACTGTCATGGGATGAACATCATAGCACGCACATTCCTATTGGCCTGTGATGTTTCTCGACAGAAAAACAGGAAGAGCAAAACATATTCCTACATGATAACACAGTGCAACTGCATAATACAGACATATAGTGGAGCTGAATGAACTTGACAGAGGTTAGAATGATTGGTTAGGAAGCAGCTCACGACCATACGATCCTGGCGAGACGAACCACAGTCTGTGGAGATGGTTGATggagatgaaagagaggaaTCATAAACTGAAAGCATGaatacacacagagagggaaacGACCCATCTGTAAGTGTTTTCTGTGGGGTGATGCTTTTTTCATTTCACATAACTCTATTCTCCAGGCAACACTTAGACTACTATAGCCTAGTGGCCTTGACATAGTTCTTGATCGCCCatatcagtaggcctacaaaTATTGGATAAAGAAGAAAATGCCACGCATGATTATAACAAAGGGTTGGGCCTTTGATGTGGAAATTTGTTATAAGTTAAGCCAGTGCTAATGTGATTATGGACATTGATCCATTAAATCTACTGTAAAAATGCAGCCTGCACTAGTTTTGAACTCGATACTGGGCCGAAATGTGAGAGGCACTGTGAAACATTAAAGCCTCTTTGATGTCATATTTAACCCATCTGCAGTGGACGGGGGGAAATGTCCATAAAACTCGTTTTAGGCACTGGCGAGAGGAGCAGACGTGTGAGAAATGGGATGTGTGATTTTCTTTCTCGTCTCGCACAGCGCCACCACAGTGGGCAGGGAAAGGGGCGACTGCCCACCACGGCTTCCCCCGGAGGACAAGTTTTTTACAGGTGTAACAAAACTGAAGTTTTGGTCCCCTGCCGTGGACTGGCCCGGGAACCAGGAGAGGCCTGCCTCGGGAACCATGAGAGGCCTGCCTCGGGAACCAGGAGAGGCCTGCCTCGGGAACCAGGAGAGGCCTGCCTCGGGAACCATGAGAGGCCTGCCTCGGGAACCAGGAGAGGCCTGCCTCGGGAACCAGGAGAGGCCTGCCTCGGGAACCAGGAGAGGCCTGCCTCGGGAACCAGGAGAGGCCTGCCTCGGGATCCAAGAGAGGCCTGCCTCAGGATCCAAGAGAGGCCTGCCTCGGGATCCAAGTGTCTGAGGCTTCTTCCCTGTCAGGTAAATATGGGTCAGCTTCTTCTTTTGGATTTTAGGATGAGTATCCTTGCCTAGTCATATTTACCTACAGCTAGTTTGCGTGGCTATAATAAATTAAAGTACAAGGAAATATGTGAGGAAAGATTTTATTTTCCTAAATTGATCCTTTAATTTAGTTTCTCAAAGGCTGCAGTTGAATTGGGTTTTTACTTGGCTGTCATAGGCAGCTAATTGTGCAGGTCAGCTAACAGTTTTCTTTTGGAGGGAAAAACTCCAGACTGACTTATGGTCCCTGTCTAGGGGGTAGCCTGCTGCGTTCCTGTGGGACACGGTCTGAAGCTGTCAGTACAGGGCTTCCCAGGGCCGCCTGCAGGGGCTTTCCCTCCATAATGTAACAAAGATGCGGTGACTGAGTaatctccttaaacaggctcccGGCTAAAACCTAGGGTTCAAGGGGAGGCCTGGGAATTAATACCTCTGTCATGCTCAATAGGGGACAAACGCAGGCCTGCCCAAActaaactttgataaaataAGGAGATGGTATCGCAGGCTTGGATGAACCAAATCCGAGTGGCCCCTCATTAGCATGCAGAGTGTGGCGGGCAGTAGGAGTAATAACAGTAATATTAGTAagtgttttctctctcacacaggccTATTTGGGTTTGTACCGCAGAGCCCTCTCAGCCAAGTAAAATACCACTCAGGAGGAAGATGGTCAGAGGACCACAATTAGACTGATTCTGCTCATGCACTGCAGATGCCAGGAGAGGACTGGGGTTGTAATTTGGGCCGAACATGTTTGAGAGTTTTGAAAGGTCTGGAAAGTCATAGAGGAGAGCAGTTTAAGGCAAATTTGACCAGGCACGCTGGAATTTTGAGTGAAGGGCTATAATCTGCAtgatgtgtctatgtgtgtgtctatgtgtgtgtgtgtgtgtgtgtttgtgtgtggaggggaagtgTTATAAAGAGCTGTATAAATTCCAAGGGAGTGGGTGTAAGCCTCAATACCTTGACACAAACTCAGTTTTGTCCCTTtatacgcatacacacacatacagtaacgcacacactaacaccacaCTAGACAGTGAGAGCTGTGTTTTTCAAAGGGCacaagagagatgggggggaggggggggactccAACAAGCTCTCTCGAGGGCCCCAATATTAACAAATGACCCCACGATACAAGCTGTAGCTGTGACTTACGATTATTATTTATCATTTGTGAACCCCTTCTGAAATCCAGGTATGGTTAATCCTACCCTGGGGTCCTCCCCAGGCCCAGGTCTGCACCACTCGAGGCCCGGGGAGGGCCCTGAGTTCAGGCAGGCGtaactgaaccccccccccaccacca
Above is a window of Hypomesus transpacificus isolate Combined female unplaced genomic scaffold, fHypTra1 scaffold_443, whole genome shotgun sequence DNA encoding:
- the xkr9 gene encoding XK-related protein 9; translated protein: MISSESQYTKLRWICTVIGLVLYLVDVGTDIVLGITYFIARDFVWSGLTLLFMLLGAVSTQIFSYAWYRDDMRNVLINPDGNSRISGMSKCGLTLLHLSGMGVFTRYYHLLKKGYRAVWSKPSDNIIDEKDQRLRLFGLATDLSMLKLFETFLESVPQLLLQLYIILGHDYRSITQYVSLVGSFVNITWSIVDYRRCLRRSLTHVNEMPSGLPLAVYMLYKLLTITSHILSYTLLLVLNIYSTIAMLIIWTLGTMWAFWLQTNFCTSKGLEYLYRAIVGVILTFTFFNVKGQHTRSAMCVYYVLHVLVNLSAPVLLMLLQPEVKDTEYFCPVTLLIEVTTVLGLLCLVVYYTLLHPRENPRQSDEVDGQYMEPRSVERMTRFLQP